Proteins from a genomic interval of uncultured Desulfuromusa sp.:
- a CDS encoding tetratricopeptide repeat protein: protein MRHPIHIVKIVWLLLLLLLFLMSVTMTARAAEAVALKQMVKEETPSRTRITLELSDLPKFSTVDSGQRLDLLLSNVQLSPDLHRLPEDERIVKILLAEKKEELQLSILLRRPPKNIITEPKQNPARIMINIYWEANESTRPSVAFRITDMPPRKAGRRAAKFQQESPWKDNWDNFFRNYRTYWQLQLPVNFTLPQLPALVADEESPLWPLQQHADNNMFLSLIQTATALSGLDPQQNYLRDLLVAEAQLRTGSIEGGIARIDALRRQNGSEQTRVEYLTAYGQALQDQPLVAQLTLQQRLSNAEIDQPLLPLVHFLFAETALASGQNQVALEHLQISDLSWPEKLLVPLDMRIADAKAGLGQLEPALAVYQDLLEEPGLFDVYRFSLNRAAFSAFKNKNYQLASRLYRKLIEPLIEGPGDDLLLFAAGLSAYEAGDMGWGMIGLQRATLDRPGSEGGDRAELRLIDQKLIGGGELELAQTVDEYAQLGETSQFRQVREESQFKHALTLYLLGEHQASIEALMRFRRSFGSSSLIREADLLILQQLPTVVRQFIEQGNDLQAVVLAEKNRKLLLRSGFDKNFLRDLATAFDRLGLYERSGRVLLYLFDRSAGKPEQEFIYLPLAQSFSKRKEYQQAGQYARRYLEKFPHGEDSGALFEILLDAFERENRQEDLLAWLGRKDRPSSSALEIRAAYIYWQQRQWQDVIKSLEKVIQSGETLQVKEMALLGEAYYQSDKYRDAVKIYKQLDKDSAFGTQARYRTAQILLRQQRRSEALKLLKQVVETDGNSSWGKLAQDLLIQEQR, encoded by the coding sequence ATGCGACATCCTATACACATAGTTAAAATTGTCTGGTTATTGCTGCTGCTATTATTGTTTCTGATGAGCGTCACAATGACGGCCAGAGCAGCAGAAGCTGTGGCTCTTAAACAAATGGTGAAAGAAGAAACCCCCAGCAGAACCAGAATCACTTTAGAGCTTTCTGACTTACCGAAATTTTCAACTGTTGATTCCGGTCAGCGACTCGATCTTCTGCTCAGCAATGTTCAACTTTCTCCCGATCTGCACAGACTTCCGGAAGATGAAAGAATCGTAAAAATTCTCCTCGCTGAAAAGAAGGAAGAACTTCAGCTCTCGATTCTGCTGCGGCGTCCCCCAAAAAATATCATCACTGAACCAAAACAAAATCCGGCCCGGATCATGATCAATATCTATTGGGAGGCCAATGAATCCACCCGTCCTTCCGTTGCTTTTCGAATTACCGATATGCCACCGCGAAAAGCCGGCAGAAGAGCAGCAAAGTTTCAGCAGGAATCCCCCTGGAAAGATAACTGGGATAATTTTTTCCGTAACTACCGCACCTACTGGCAGTTGCAATTACCTGTTAACTTTACTCTGCCACAGCTTCCCGCCCTGGTTGCGGACGAGGAAAGTCCACTCTGGCCACTCCAGCAACACGCTGACAATAATATGTTTCTCAGTTTAATCCAGACGGCAACGGCTTTGAGCGGCCTGGATCCGCAGCAAAATTATCTCCGGGATCTATTGGTAGCTGAAGCCCAACTCAGAACAGGATCAATTGAAGGGGGAATCGCCAGAATCGATGCTTTGCGTCGACAGAACGGTTCTGAACAAACACGTGTCGAATATTTGACAGCATACGGACAGGCCCTCCAGGATCAACCTTTAGTCGCTCAGTTGACCTTGCAACAGCGGCTATCCAATGCAGAGATAGATCAACCTTTACTCCCTCTGGTCCACTTCCTGTTTGCGGAAACGGCTTTGGCCTCGGGTCAAAATCAGGTCGCTCTGGAGCATTTACAAATATCCGACCTGAGCTGGCCGGAAAAACTGCTTGTCCCTTTGGATATGAGAATTGCTGATGCCAAAGCAGGTCTGGGACAATTGGAGCCGGCCCTTGCCGTTTATCAGGATTTACTGGAAGAACCCGGCCTGTTTGATGTGTACAGATTTTCCCTTAACCGGGCTGCATTCAGTGCGTTCAAAAATAAAAATTATCAACTTGCCAGCCGTCTCTATCGAAAGCTCATTGAACCTCTTATAGAAGGTCCAGGCGATGATCTTTTGCTGTTTGCAGCAGGACTCTCCGCATATGAAGCCGGAGATATGGGCTGGGGCATGATTGGCTTACAGCGGGCAACTCTGGACCGTCCCGGTTCTGAGGGTGGTGACCGTGCAGAGTTACGACTGATTGATCAAAAACTGATTGGCGGTGGAGAATTAGAACTGGCCCAGACCGTGGATGAATATGCGCAGCTGGGCGAGACATCTCAATTTCGGCAAGTGCGTGAAGAAAGTCAGTTCAAACATGCCTTGACACTTTATCTCCTGGGTGAGCACCAAGCGAGCATCGAAGCCCTGATGCGATTTAGACGCAGCTTCGGGAGCTCCTCCCTTATCAGAGAAGCTGATCTGCTGATTCTGCAACAACTGCCAACGGTTGTGCGGCAATTCATAGAGCAGGGAAATGATTTGCAGGCCGTTGTTCTGGCAGAAAAAAATCGAAAATTATTGTTACGGAGTGGTTTCGACAAAAATTTTCTACGCGATCTCGCTACGGCTTTTGACCGTCTTGGTCTCTATGAAAGGTCAGGCCGGGTCCTCCTCTATCTCTTCGATCGCAGTGCCGGAAAACCGGAACAGGAATTTATCTATCTCCCCCTGGCACAATCATTTTCAAAACGGAAGGAATATCAGCAGGCCGGTCAGTATGCCCGGCGTTATCTCGAAAAGTTTCCCCACGGTGAAGATAGTGGTGCGTTGTTTGAAATTCTGCTGGATGCCTTTGAACGTGAAAATCGTCAAGAAGACCTGCTTGCCTGGCTAGGCCGGAAAGATCGCCCCAGCAGTTCTGCCCTGGAAATTCGTGCTGCATATATTTATTGGCAACAGCGACAGTGGCAGGACGTGATCAAGAGCCTGGAAAAAGTGATTCAGTCGGGTGAAACCCTGCAAGTCAAAGAAATGGCACTGTTGGGTGAAGCTTACTATCAATCAGACAAATATCGCGATGCTGTAAAAATTTATAAACAATTGGATAAAGATTCCGCTTTCGGTACCCAGGCGCGCTATCGCACAGCGCAAATCCTGCTTCGGCAGCAGCGGCGCAGTGAAGCCCTTAAGCTTCTGAAACAGGTGGTCGAAACGGATGGAAACAGTTCCTGGGGAAAGTTGGCGCAGGACTTGCTAATTCAAGAGCAACGTTAA
- a CDS encoding DMT family transporter, which yields MCKHKNLTVYLKLLLMALFWGGTFIAGRFLAGEIQAFSAAFLRFSIASVVLLVITLRSYKQLPPVPREQWFPLFVLGLSGVFAYNFFFFRGLQVIEAGRAAVIIANNPIVIAVFAAIFFGEKLNFSKIMGVALSVCGAIVVITEGHPTTIFHSGIGTGELYIFGCVISWVTYSLVGRTAMRNLTPLVAVTYSAVIGAVLLFPAACLEGLFDHITAYPPAVWLSLLYLGLGGTVLAFVWYYQGIQKIGSTRAGQFINFVPISAILLSAWLLDEHLKFSLLSGVFLVSSGVYLTNRR from the coding sequence ATGTGCAAGCACAAAAATCTCACAGTTTATCTGAAGCTATTGTTGATGGCTCTCTTCTGGGGTGGAACCTTTATCGCCGGGCGTTTTCTTGCGGGAGAAATTCAAGCTTTTTCAGCTGCTTTTTTACGTTTTTCCATCGCTTCTGTTGTTTTGCTGGTCATCACCCTGAGAAGCTATAAACAACTGCCGCCTGTCCCTCGAGAACAGTGGTTCCCTCTGTTTGTCCTCGGATTAAGCGGTGTCTTTGCCTACAATTTCTTCTTCTTCCGGGGGTTGCAGGTTATTGAGGCGGGTCGAGCCGCTGTTATTATCGCTAATAATCCCATTGTTATTGCTGTTTTTGCCGCCATATTTTTTGGTGAAAAACTTAATTTTTCAAAAATCATGGGCGTAGCTCTTTCTGTCTGTGGGGCAATTGTCGTCATTACTGAGGGGCATCCGACGACGATATTTCACAGTGGGATAGGGACAGGGGAACTCTACATCTTTGGTTGTGTTATTTCCTGGGTGACCTACTCGCTGGTGGGGCGTACAGCGATGCGGAATCTCACACCGCTGGTTGCAGTGACCTATTCAGCTGTTATTGGCGCGGTTCTTCTGTTTCCAGCGGCTTGTCTGGAAGGTTTATTTGACCACATTACTGCTTATCCTCCAGCCGTTTGGCTGAGTCTTCTTTACCTTGGGCTGGGTGGAACAGTGCTTGCTTTTGTCTGGTATTATCAGGGGATTCAAAAAATCGGCTCGACCCGGGCCGGTCAGTTTATAAATTTTGTCCCCATCAGCGCTATTCTCCTCTCTGCGTGGCTGTTAGACGAGCATTTGAAGTTTTCACTTTTAAGCGGTGTTTTTTTAGTGAGTAGTGGTGTTTATTTAACGAACCGACGCTAA
- the fliE gene encoding flagellar hook-basal body complex protein FliE yields the protein MRSITDMTMTSHLQGLSQPKPAPVQQMGNKFGEMLKTSIAEVNQAQISADRAAEQIAAGETKNLHGAMIKLEEADISLRLMVQVRNKAVEAYQEIMRMQV from the coding sequence ATGAGAAGCATTACTGATATGACAATGACGTCCCATCTCCAGGGGCTCTCCCAACCCAAACCCGCCCCGGTTCAACAGATGGGAAACAAGTTTGGTGAGATGTTGAAAACCTCAATTGCCGAAGTGAATCAAGCACAGATCAGTGCTGACCGTGCTGCTGAACAGATCGCTGCCGGCGAAACCAAAAACCTGCATGGAGCGATGATTAAGCTGGAAGAGGCGGATATTTCTCTGCGCCTGATGGTGCAGGTACGCAACAAAGCGGTAGAAGCATATCAGGAAATTATGCGGATGCAGGTTTGA
- the flgB gene encoding flagellar basal body rod protein FlgB: MADIRIADRTIAVLQKSLDLRGQKQQVIAGNIANAETPGYSARKLDFEANLRKAINSPEMAGRKTNSKHFPIGASGISTVQGTLTMQTSQNSLGDGNSVSVDDEMFDLAENQLLYEAGAQMLKKKFSMLKFAASNGS, from the coding sequence ATGGCAGACATCAGAATAGCAGATCGAACCATTGCGGTATTACAGAAAAGCCTTGATTTGCGCGGGCAAAAGCAACAAGTGATTGCCGGCAATATTGCCAATGCTGAAACACCAGGCTATTCCGCTCGTAAACTTGATTTTGAAGCCAATTTACGCAAAGCCATCAACAGTCCGGAAATGGCTGGTCGAAAAACCAATTCCAAACATTTCCCTATCGGAGCCAGCGGGATATCCACTGTCCAGGGAACACTGACCATGCAAACCAGCCAGAACTCATTGGGGGATGGCAATAGTGTATCGGTAGACGATGAAATGTTTGATCTGGCTGAAAATCAGCTGCTCTATGAAGCTGGAGCTCAAATGTTGAAAAAGAAGTTTTCAATGCTCAAATTTGCAGCCAGCAACGGTAGCTAG
- the fliF gene encoding flagellar basal-body MS-ring/collar protein FliF, with the protein MAEEEKQAIAKKNMLDVIMEWSLARKLSLIGASVVCAILFSLIIMQSQVADYSLLFANLPSRDASSVVEWLKGQKIPYRLEDGGRDIMIPADKVYEARIDLAGSGLSEGGVGFEIFDKQSFGMTDFAQKVNYRRALQGELMRTITSLAPVEAARIHLALPEKRLFREQQQQATASVIVKLTSGRSLKESQLQGIIHLVAGSVEGLESENVTVVDSSGKVLSKNNADEMAGPMTPGMLNYQQTMERRLEVRAQSLLDRALGAGNSLVRVNAEIDFDQREKVEEALDPKGAVIVSEQTSTEEGGTQTSSGVPGVASNLNGDAATTTTATPSSRSDETVNYELSKIVSKTVQSVGTLKTLSVSVLVADRVNPGVEGAEPTSTPRGTEEIAEIEQMVRTALGINATRGDLISVVSMPFETGFIDEPLPQPSVIDKIYPFMPIIKYSLLALASLFAYLLFLKPLMRTLRGASEQTQPMKTVEELEAEMRADSNTPLLGGPNDPLAQIRQEVLGGDMMPVQVVKNWLREEPAES; encoded by the coding sequence ATGGCAGAAGAAGAAAAACAAGCTATTGCTAAAAAAAACATGCTGGATGTGATCATGGAATGGTCGCTGGCTCGAAAACTGAGCTTAATCGGCGCTTCCGTTGTCTGTGCGATTCTCTTCTCGCTCATTATCATGCAGTCTCAAGTCGCAGATTACAGTCTGCTGTTTGCCAACCTGCCAAGTCGGGATGCCTCATCCGTGGTGGAATGGTTAAAAGGGCAAAAAATACCTTATCGCCTGGAAGATGGTGGACGGGACATCATGATTCCTGCAGATAAAGTCTATGAAGCGCGCATTGACTTGGCCGGTTCCGGTTTATCCGAAGGCGGCGTTGGTTTTGAAATCTTTGATAAACAGAGCTTTGGGATGACGGATTTTGCCCAGAAGGTTAATTATCGGCGTGCACTGCAGGGAGAGTTGATGCGGACAATTACCTCTCTGGCACCTGTTGAAGCCGCCCGTATTCATCTGGCATTGCCGGAAAAAAGATTGTTTCGGGAACAGCAGCAGCAGGCAACAGCATCTGTTATTGTCAAACTCACCTCAGGACGCTCCCTGAAGGAGTCTCAATTACAAGGAATTATTCATCTGGTTGCCGGAAGTGTTGAAGGATTAGAGTCCGAAAACGTCACAGTCGTTGATTCCAGCGGTAAAGTTCTCTCCAAAAATAATGCAGATGAAATGGCAGGCCCCATGACACCGGGAATGTTGAATTATCAACAAACCATGGAAAGACGTCTGGAAGTCCGCGCTCAGTCCCTGCTGGATCGTGCCCTCGGAGCCGGCAATTCTCTGGTGCGTGTCAATGCCGAAATTGATTTCGATCAGCGGGAAAAAGTTGAAGAAGCCCTTGATCCCAAAGGTGCAGTGATCGTCAGTGAGCAGACCAGTACAGAGGAAGGGGGAACCCAAACGTCCAGTGGCGTTCCCGGAGTTGCCTCCAATCTCAATGGCGACGCAGCAACAACGACGACGGCAACGCCATCCAGCCGCTCCGATGAAACGGTGAATTATGAACTGAGTAAAATTGTCAGTAAAACGGTTCAATCTGTGGGAACGCTGAAAACCTTATCTGTTTCGGTTCTGGTTGCTGACCGCGTCAACCCGGGAGTTGAAGGAGCAGAGCCGACAAGTACACCACGGGGGACAGAAGAAATAGCTGAAATCGAGCAGATGGTCCGTACTGCATTGGGAATCAATGCGACACGAGGCGATTTGATTTCAGTTGTCTCGATGCCATTCGAAACTGGTTTTATCGATGAACCATTGCCGCAACCATCGGTCATCGACAAAATTTACCCCTTTATGCCAATCATTAAATATAGCTTGCTGGCGCTTGCATCTCTGTTTGCCTATCTGTTGTTTCTCAAGCCTTTAATGCGAACCTTGCGCGGAGCGTCAGAACAAACCCAACCGATGAAAACGGTCGAAGAGCTGGAGGCGGAAATGCGCGCGGACTCAAATACTCCTCTCCTCGGAGGGCCGAATGATCCTCTCGCTCAAATTCGCCAGGAAGTCCTCGGGGGAGACATGATGCCGGTTCAAGTCGTTAAAAACTGGCTGCGTGAAGAACCGGCGGAATCTTAA
- a CDS encoding peptidoglycan DD-metalloendopeptidase family protein, with protein MNAIWKPTALQLKKRRRNRQLLSLAVVLVLACLSWVFLGSDSSSPRTVESDQPLQEKVATATEQPSLPVSDHIFKRTIEQGDNLSAIFDDAKINQTILFQILAADESLLALDILRPGNILTFTLDQETRQLEKMELFIHPAHQVVYHRIDENSFDYNDIVLPGTWEPQILSGEIVGSFYQSAIAIGLSEQETGNITYLFKNKVNFSRDIRAGDHFQVVRSLQLVDGKLTGQSHIEAVRIFSRQQHYNAFLFEDGNYYDDRGESLGRAFQRYPFKGHHRVSSPYNLARLHPITKRISPHKGVDFAMSVGTPVYATGDGIVTRVKNHRFAGKYIEIQHEGRYLTRYLHLSRITVKRGQKVQRGERIALSGNTGRSTGPHLHYELHVKGQAVNPLKAKIPMAASIPKEKFEAFQQKTAELTSFMENNDFDLIGS; from the coding sequence ATGAATGCGATCTGGAAACCAACAGCTCTCCAACTCAAAAAGCGGCGTCGGAATCGACAACTTCTCTCTCTGGCTGTTGTGCTCGTCCTTGCTTGTCTGAGCTGGGTGTTCCTGGGTTCAGATTCTTCCTCGCCCCGGACAGTAGAATCAGATCAGCCTCTGCAAGAAAAAGTAGCAACAGCAACGGAACAACCCTCCCTGCCTGTCAGTGACCATATTTTCAAGCGGACGATTGAACAGGGGGACAATCTCAGCGCAATCTTTGACGATGCAAAAATCAACCAGACCATCTTGTTTCAGATTCTCGCAGCTGATGAGTCTTTGTTGGCACTGGACATTCTACGCCCCGGAAACATTCTGACGTTTACTCTGGACCAGGAGACGAGACAACTGGAAAAAATGGAGCTGTTCATTCACCCAGCTCATCAGGTTGTCTATCACCGGATTGATGAAAACAGTTTTGATTATAACGACATCGTTCTGCCCGGGACCTGGGAACCCCAAATTCTCAGTGGTGAAATCGTAGGAAGCTTTTACCAATCGGCAATTGCAATTGGCCTGAGTGAACAGGAAACAGGTAATATCACTTATCTATTTAAAAACAAGGTCAATTTCAGCCGCGATATCAGGGCAGGTGATCATTTTCAAGTCGTTCGCAGCTTACAACTGGTTGACGGAAAACTGACAGGACAGAGTCATATTGAAGCGGTGAGAATCTTTTCACGCCAACAGCACTACAACGCCTTCCTTTTTGAGGACGGCAACTATTATGACGACCGTGGTGAAAGCCTGGGACGCGCATTTCAACGCTATCCTTTCAAAGGTCATCATCGCGTCAGTTCACCTTACAATCTTGCTCGCCTCCATCCTATTACCAAGCGGATTTCACCTCATAAAGGGGTTGATTTCGCAATGTCGGTGGGAACGCCTGTCTATGCGACTGGTGATGGAATTGTCACCCGGGTAAAAAATCACCGTTTTGCCGGAAAATACATTGAAATCCAGCATGAAGGCCGTTATTTAACCCGCTATTTACACCTGAGTCGTATCACCGTAAAACGTGGTCAGAAAGTACAACGCGGAGAAAGAATTGCTTTGTCAGGAAACACCGGACGTTCAACCGGTCCCCACCTTCATTACGAGCTGCATGTCAAAGGGCAGGCCGTCAATCCCCTAAAAGCAAAAATCCCAATGGCAGCATCAATCCCGAAAGAAAAATTCGAAGCTTTTCAGCAAAAGACTGCCGAACTCACCTCCTTTATGGAAAATAATGATTTTGACCTCATTGGTTCATGA
- the flgC gene encoding flagellar basal body rod protein FlgC yields the protein MDIFATMKISASALKAQRIRMNAISSNLANIETTRTPDGGPYRKREVVFQSSTEGFANTLDSQMRDAVQGVKVSQVQASPRPPRMVYDPSHPDANDQGEVAMPNISLVEETADMMSASRAYESNVTVVKSAKRMALKALSIGQ from the coding sequence ATGGATATTTTTGCAACGATGAAGATTAGTGCTTCAGCCCTGAAAGCACAGCGAATCCGGATGAATGCCATCAGTTCCAATCTGGCAAACATCGAAACCACAAGAACCCCGGACGGTGGTCCTTACCGCAAACGGGAGGTGGTATTTCAAAGCAGCACGGAAGGGTTTGCCAATACTCTTGACAGCCAGATGCGTGACGCGGTTCAGGGGGTCAAGGTTTCCCAGGTTCAGGCAAGCCCCCGGCCACCCCGAATGGTCTATGACCCATCTCATCCTGATGCTAATGATCAGGGAGAAGTTGCCATGCCAAACATCAGCCTGGTGGAAGAAACGGCCGATATGATGTCAGCATCACGCGCCTATGAGTCAAATGTCACAGTGGTTAAATCTGCGAAACGAATGGCGTTAAAAGCGCTGTCAATAGGACAATAA
- a CDS encoding flagellar assembly protein FliH, whose product MNLSKIYRGTEANGLKEFQFRSFGETEPNSPLESEAFVKNPKAAVPPTPVGHSAKELEAAYNRGRQEGLENAENNLESAAQAFVAATTEIKRLRESVSKNSGKDMLRLVMAISEQVIRREVAADPKILLTMIENALQSSVRSDQYRIRINPADLESVTLQKPLFLASISGLKNLSIETDPEITPGGCRVDSDFGDIDATLETQLETIRQTLSKAISDAE is encoded by the coding sequence ATGAACTTGTCTAAGATTTACCGGGGAACAGAAGCCAACGGTCTCAAAGAGTTTCAATTCAGATCATTTGGTGAAACAGAGCCGAACTCACCGTTGGAATCCGAGGCGTTCGTCAAAAACCCGAAAGCTGCTGTCCCACCAACCCCCGTAGGGCACTCAGCGAAAGAGCTTGAAGCGGCTTATAACCGTGGGCGACAGGAAGGGCTGGAAAACGCCGAAAACAATCTGGAATCAGCGGCACAAGCCTTTGTGGCTGCAACCACAGAAATAAAACGGCTGCGTGAATCTGTGTCCAAGAACAGCGGCAAGGACATGTTGCGTCTGGTCATGGCGATATCCGAACAGGTGATTCGCAGAGAAGTAGCAGCTGATCCAAAAATTCTTTTGACAATGATTGAAAATGCTCTGCAATCCTCGGTGCGAAGCGACCAGTATCGCATCCGCATCAATCCTGCAGATCTCGAAAGCGTGACTCTGCAAAAGCCACTTTTTCTTGCCAGTATCAGCGGCTTGAAAAACTTGAGCATTGAGACTGATCCTGAAATCACCCCTGGAGGCTGTCGGGTTGACTCTGATTTTGGTGATATTGATGCCACGCTTGAAACCCAGCTTGAAACCATTCGTCAAACCCTGAGTAAAGCGATATCGGATGCGGAATGA
- a CDS encoding carboxylate/amino acid/amine transporter gives MIYLVAITILWAFSFSLIGTYLAGQVDAYFSVLTRVTLAAAVFLPFIRRVPLSLAAKLMVLGAIQLGCMYVFYYQSFLLLTVPEVLIFTILTPIYVTLIFDLMQGRFSFRYLVTAVVAVLGAAIIRYSSIGDGIFSGFLVVQGANICFAVGQVGYKVLLERENLKLSQRGIFGYFYLGALAVTLVTWVLFGNPEKLPTTSLQWEILLYLGLIASGLGYFFWNKGATKVDAGTLAIMNNALVPAGLIVNLVIWNRDANLIRLSVGGAVLLFSLLLHEYWGKRQVLKPQAS, from the coding sequence ATGATTTATCTTGTCGCAATCACAATCCTTTGGGCTTTTTCTTTCAGCCTGATTGGCACCTATCTGGCTGGACAGGTGGATGCTTATTTTTCCGTACTGACACGTGTTACCCTGGCAGCGGCGGTTTTCCTGCCGTTTATTCGCCGCGTTCCCTTGTCTCTGGCCGCTAAATTGATGGTTCTCGGGGCCATTCAACTTGGCTGTATGTATGTTTTTTATTATCAGTCCTTTTTGTTGTTGACGGTTCCTGAGGTATTGATCTTTACAATTCTTACCCCGATTTATGTCACCCTCATTTTCGATTTAATGCAGGGGCGTTTCAGTTTTCGTTATCTTGTGACGGCGGTTGTTGCTGTTCTGGGGGCTGCAATTATTCGTTACAGTTCAATTGGAGATGGTATTTTTAGCGGATTTCTTGTGGTGCAGGGAGCCAATATCTGCTTCGCTGTTGGTCAGGTCGGTTATAAGGTTCTGTTGGAACGGGAGAACCTGAAACTCTCACAACGCGGAATTTTTGGATATTTCTATCTGGGTGCATTGGCGGTCACTCTCGTGACCTGGGTTTTGTTTGGAAATCCTGAGAAACTTCCGACGACTTCATTACAGTGGGAAATTCTCCTTTATCTCGGTCTGATTGCTTCGGGTCTCGGCTACTTTTTCTGGAATAAAGGAGCAACAAAAGTGGATGCCGGAACTCTGGCTATCATGAATAATGCTCTGGTTCCGGCGGGCTTGATTGTCAACCTGGTAATCTGGAATCGCGATGCGAACTTGATCCGCCTTTCTGTCGGGGGAGCGGTTCTTCTTTTTTCATTGCTTCTCCACGAATACTGGGGTAAACGGCAGGTTTTGAAACCACAGGCAAGTTAG
- the fliG gene encoding flagellar motor switch protein FliG has translation MKKAKHLPGAKKAALLLLCLGEEATAKIFETLDDSEVREISRCMMDIDHVDPALAREILEEFKEVRGGDVGVYIRGDEFAKHAILGGGDNVRAQHLLDQVSAGIEGRPLETISKMHPRMVSGLLEHEHPQTVALILSTQKEDHTSRILAELPDDMRGDVMYRIAKIDNVSPEVINQIEEALQREVGVVVGKDRKQVGGVDKVVEILGKMEKGTDQVILTSIEAVDPDLAEEIRRRMFTFEDLAVIDGRGMQAILREVSTDMLTLALKTASDPIKEKIFSNISQRAADMIAEDLEAMGPRKLSEVEAMQMEVVKVALKLEEEGSVVIPGRGGGGDELV, from the coding sequence GTGAAAAAAGCAAAACATTTACCTGGAGCAAAAAAAGCAGCTCTGTTACTGCTTTGCCTTGGTGAAGAAGCGACTGCAAAAATATTCGAAACTCTCGACGATTCAGAGGTTCGGGAGATTAGTCGCTGCATGATGGATATTGACCATGTCGACCCGGCTCTAGCACGGGAAATCCTGGAAGAGTTCAAAGAAGTCCGCGGTGGTGATGTTGGTGTCTATATCCGCGGTGACGAGTTTGCAAAACATGCGATTCTTGGCGGTGGTGATAATGTTCGCGCCCAGCATTTGCTTGATCAGGTTTCCGCCGGGATTGAAGGTCGCCCATTGGAAACCATCTCGAAAATGCATCCTCGGATGGTTTCAGGTTTACTGGAGCACGAACATCCACAGACTGTGGCTCTGATCCTATCGACTCAGAAAGAAGATCATACCAGTCGGATTCTGGCCGAACTTCCGGACGACATGCGTGGTGATGTCATGTACCGCATTGCCAAAATCGACAATGTGTCCCCCGAAGTCATCAACCAGATTGAAGAAGCCCTGCAGCGTGAAGTCGGCGTAGTGGTCGGTAAGGATCGCAAGCAGGTTGGCGGTGTCGACAAGGTGGTTGAGATTCTGGGGAAAATGGAGAAAGGGACTGATCAAGTTATCTTGACCAGTATCGAAGCCGTAGATCCTGATCTGGCTGAGGAGATTCGCAGAAGGATGTTCACCTTTGAAGATTTGGCCGTCATTGATGGCCGCGGCATGCAGGCGATTCTACGTGAAGTGAGTACCGACATGCTGACTCTGGCGTTAAAAACTGCGAGTGATCCCATAAAAGAGAAAATTTTCAGCAATATTTCCCAGCGTGCAGCCGACATGATCGCAGAAGATCTTGAAGCAATGGGCCCACGTAAACTTTCAGAAGTTGAAGCCATGCAGATGGAAGTGGTTAAAGTTGCTCTTAAACTTGAAGAAGAAGGATCCGTTGTGATCCCGGGAAGGGGCGGCGGCGGCGATGAACTTGTCTAA